From a region of the Besnoitia besnoiti strain Bb-Ger1 chromosome I, whole genome shotgun sequence genome:
- a CDS encoding hypothetical protein (encoded by transcript BESB_004710), with amino-acid sequence MRHSTATARGGRSRRRRRGADGGQGGRKARRFRRPPRLSGAPATHHEGALGSDAQDGGDDPVFRDGREAAGDEVLSAEEGNATPGSPQRGAAGDAGRPDDGEAIASRAESFAPSGAVSAEGDVAGGEFECSEEEDIRSGASAASNAHHDCDPVRESRSPTRGVCARQAHAGDPGPPAEEFSEEASRGECASAALTRVTELFRFMTARARPAPGTEEQLALEILNTCRFLAAEKPAPPFPNYLEFANRAFGFFTVSKNLEAADDAAKAAVGAALEENLGLFSKRQRGKLRTTLIRCRAGAHAARSVSREIPSDPPSFADRDLVRGNALLASGVSSSARDPAFPLRLAAHASLAGRAAGFLDCDATSQVRWRRVSHHSESLVESCRAGRSPEALGSSPSPPGGAVCVRGDAAAPSQQAIHVNLFYSLEDLPQHCALRELLRARGPEAAKELLERLPKPAIHYNYYFITEADREAAAAGLGAWQSNQREDAADKTARLPSCASLAANGTPGPSSLKAARLPPGSEAPQREREGREGTARRRREPEGDAEDSGRRRMPAAPLPRTYAETARAVSRSPLRLRGHHASRQAKEEGSRGEGWQLSSARPHGLGVHAGRDAELRSRVPATAQGSPFLRASHHPPARELGVLPHWFPREAADEGGEGRGAPAGLPPAAVTRSAGEEPEQEADDVEASSCSAGVERASFPCADADRDGGYDPSPAEAASRSPALSGACDAAAPLAGEERAATGAGEGGERSP; translated from the exons ATGCGCCACTCGACGGCgactgcgcgaggcgggaggagccgacggcggaggcgcggcgccgacggcggccaGGGCGGCCGCAAGGCTCGGAGATTCCGccggccgccccgcctctctggcgcgccAGCCACGCACCATGAAGGCGCActcggcagcgacgcacaAGACGGAGGTGACGACCCGGTGTTtcgcgacgggcgcgaggctgcaggcgacgaggtGCTCAGTGCGGAAGAGGGGAACGCGACGCCAGGCagtccgcagcgaggcgctgccggggACGCGGGAAGgcccgacgacggcgaggcgatagcgagccgcgccgagaGCTTCGCGCCCTCGGGGGCGGTgtcggcggagggagacgtCGCGGGTGGGGAGTTCGagtgcagcgaggaggaagacatcagaagcggcgcgagtgcggcTTCAAACGCCCACCACGACTGCGACCCTGTGCGCGAAagccgctcgccgacgcgcggagTCTGCGCACGGCAAGCGCATGCGGGCGACCCGGGGCCCCCTGCGGAGGAGTTCTCAGAGGAAGCCAGTCGCGGCGagtgcgcgagcgcggcgctcacGCGGGTCACGGAGCTTTTTCGGTTCATgacggctcgcgcgcgacctGCGCCGGGGACTGAGGAACAGCTCGCCCTCGAAATCCTCAATACCTGCCGCTttctcgccgcagagaagcccGCTCCGCCCTTCCCCAACTACCTCGAGTTTGCCAATCGCGCCTTTGGTTTCTTCACGGTCTCGAAAAACTTGGAagcagcagacgacgccgccAAGGCTGCCGTAGGCGCCGCACTCGAGG AGAATCTAGGTTTGTTCTCCAAGCGTCAGCGCGGGAAGCTCCGCACGACACTGATACGCTGTCGggcaggcgcgcatgcggcgcgttCTGTCTCTCGTGAGATCCCCAGCGACCCGCCAAGTTTCGCAG ACCGCGATTTGGTACGGGGGaacgccctcctcgcctccggcgtttcgtcttcggcgcgtgACCCGGCatttcctctgcgcctcgcagcgcatgcgtctctcgctggaCGCGCAGCAGGTTTCTTGGACTGCGACGCGACTTCGCAAGTGCGGTGGAGGCGCGTCTCTCATCACTCGGAGTCGCTGGTGGAGTCGTGTCGCGCAGGTCGGTCTCCCGAGGCGCTGggttcctctccctctccgccaggcggcgctgtgtgcgtgaggggagacgccgccgccccctctcAGCAGGCGATCCACGTCAATCTGTTTTACTCGCTGGAAGACCTTCCGCAGCACTGCGCCCTGCGCGAGTTGCTCCGTGCGCGCGGTCCCGAGGCTGCGAAGGAGCTGCTTGAGCGACTGCCCAAACCCGCCATCCACTACAACTACTACTTCATCACGGAAGccgaccgcgaggcggcagcggccggcctcggcgcgtgGCAGTCCAAtcagcgagaagacgcagcagacaagacggcgaggctgccCAGCTGTGCGTCGTTGGCGGCGAACGGCACGCCGGGGCCTTCCTCcctgaaggcggcgcgcctgccgccgggcagcgaggcgccccaacgagagcgcgaggggcgagaggggacggcgcgccggaggcgagagcccgagggcgacgcagaggacagcggccggcggcgcatgcccgcggctccgctgcctcgcacgTATGCGGAGACCGCGCGTGCGGTCTCACGaagccctctgcgcctgcgaggccacCATGCGTCTcggcaggcgaaggaggagggatcgcgcggcgaaggctggCAGTtgtcctccgcgcgtccgcaCGGTCTGGGGGTGCATGcggggcgagacgcggagctccgcagccgcgttcCCGCCACGGCGCAAGGGTCTCCGTTCCTGAGAGCCTCCCATcatccgcctgcgcgcgagctcggcgTGCTGCCTCACTGGtttccgcgcgaggccgcggacgagggcggcgagggtcgtggggcgcctgcgggcctgccgccggcagcagTGACGCGGTctgcgggcgaggagcccgagcaagaggcagacgacgtcgaggcgagcagctgcagcgctggAGTTGAGCGAGCGAGCTTTCCGTGTGCCGACGCAGATCGAGACGGCGGCTACGACCCGTCCCCGGCTGAGGCtgcgtcgcggtcgcctgcgctttctggcgcgtgcgacgcggctgcgccgctcgcgggcgaagagcgcgcagcgacgggggcaggcgagggcggggagcGCAGTCCAtga
- a CDS encoding hypothetical protein (encoded by transcript BESB_004720) produces the protein MSCYRHVWRSAPAVALSDVQRWGRRNNVHKLTLLVQTYEKPCVKRTRIAEEKAYYPRWFYLRYCAEVIKYSLKHHLRLGAPLDPKDDQRLDCIQPLQMPTAEERRSELARLEEELTSLHKQILEMDAFSVITGAKKSLATSDPLHVTAADILEEVERRQGRLLSLSAFVRRYYRPQSAASRSWTLSELRVLHLRLERLVVLVLEVQSLRDLLALEDGKCAKWGKGLKEEELVKLFDTKRIDLTSP, from the exons ATGTCTTGCTACCGACACgtctggcgcagcgcgccggcagtCGCGCTTTCAGATGTGCAGCGCTGGGGGCGTAGGAACAACGTGCATAAACTCACGCTGCTTGTGCAGACCTACGAGAAGCCCTGCGTCAAGCGGACGCGTATCGCGGAGGAAAAGGCCTACTACCCGCGCTGGTTTTACCTCCGCTACTGCGCGGAAGTCATCAAATACTCTCTGAAGCA CCACCTCCGTCTCGGCGCGCCCCTGGATCCCAAAGATGATCAGCGACTCGACTGCATTCAGCCGCTGCAGATGCCAACTGCCgaggagcgacgcagcgaactcgcgcgccttGAGGAAGAACTCACGAGTCTACACAAACAAATCCTCGAAATGGACGCCTTCAGCGTGATCACAGGCGCAAAG AAGTCGCTGGCGACCAGCGATCCGCTGCACGTCACGGCGGCAGACATCCTGGAGGAGGTTGAGAGGAGGCAGGGGAGGTTGCTGTCGCTGTCGGCCTTCGTGCGGAGGTACTAccggccgcagagcgccgcgagtcGCTCGTGGACGCTGAGTGAACTCCGCGTTCTGCATCTGCGACTCGAGCGTCTTGTGGTGCTCGTCTTGGAGGTTCAGTCCCTGCGCGATCTCCTGGCCCTGGAAGACGGCAAATGCGCGAAATGGGGGAAAGGCTTGAAGGAGGAAGAACTCGTGAAGCTTTTCGACACGAAGCGAATCGATCTCACGTCACCCTAA
- a CDS encoding nuclear factor NF7 (encoded by transcript BESB_004700): MTLATLFPKGEGIGFSLTAQSYGECKVGVELSNSVSSAEWEKIFNSRMFQDWLSVYASSDHLRLMRLVIEQVQHAGKAADDKLLAFTMHVEAQDKDGEVFSGQVCLRPLRRAVLVLLRNTETRTDTCVFVRKPNLSVGLTETLELPEGEFDAETGKFVGPAAEELEKQLETPIFEKDLVNLTQVTFGGGGIALGRELHAPAFAPGVGAKKNAKAKDGNDKKEGVVVPLSGGERVELYLHRANLSPEAMNAIEGKIGRMRRRGKVAASIVFAPDAENVTKHDKLNDSAVKLSLVQLGDAWGLAADALAVSALFLVHELRYHRLMPKYRNPLADAAGAEGKAAPVVKAAATFKRVEDLGPTSKGLNVRVKVVKPKVVDRDHTFHSGRTSREGHMVVGDDSAIITLKLVDQQLDLPDAEGTPLLIRNGLISMENGHMKLVVDRWGKIISDIPETEKASFNFTVDSSRDMTATEYELVVLNEEGEGDSMPPPGRGGRGRGGRGRGGRGRRGGLARGRR, translated from the exons ATGACGCTCGCCACATTGTTCCCCAAAGGAGAGGGCATCGGGTTTTCCCTCACAGCGCAAAGCTACGGAGAATGTAAAGTGGGCGTCGAGCTATCCAA CTCTGTGTCGAGTGCGGAGTGGGAGAAGATTTTCAACAGCCGCATGTTTCAGGACTGGCTGTCAGTCTACGCGAGCTCGGATCACTTGCGGCTGATGCGCCTCGTCATCGAGCAAGTGCAGCATGCGGGCAAAGCTGCGGACGACAAACTCCTCGCCTTCACGATGC ACGTTGAGGCGCAGGACAAGGATGGCGAAGTCTTTTCGGGGCAGGTGTgtctgcgcccgctgcgccgagcggtgctcgtgctgctgcgcaaCACCGAGACGCGCACAGACACCTGCGTGTTTGTGAGGAAGCCAAATCTTTCTGTCGGGTTGACTGAGACGCTGGAGCTTCCCGAGGGCGAGTTCGACGCGGAAACTGGCAAGTTCGtcgggcctgcggcggaggagctggAGAAGCAGCTCGAGACGCCGATCTTTGAGAAGGACCTCGTGAACCTGACGCAGGTCACctttggcggcggcggcatcgcCCTCGGCCGCGAACTCCACGCCCCTGCCTTCGCgcccggcgtcggcgcgaaAAAGAACGCAAAGGCGAAGGACGGCAACGACAAAAAGGAAGGCGTCGTCGTGCCCCTCtcaggcggcgagcgcgtcgagctcTACCTGCACCGCGCGAACCTCTCACCGGAGGCCATGAACGCCATCGAAGGAAAAAtcgggcgcatgcgccgcaggggcAAAGTCGCGGCCTCCATCGTCttcgcgcccgacgccgaaAACGTAACCAAACACGACAAACTCAATGATTCAGCCGTCAAGCTCAg TCTGGTGCAGCTCGGCGACGCGTGGGgcctggcggcggacgcgctcgCAGTGAGCGCGTTGTTCCTTGTTCACGAGCTCCGGTACCACCGGCTGATGCCCAAATACCGGAATCccctcgccgacgcggcgggcgcggaaggcaaAGCCGCGCCAGTCGTGAAGGCCGCCGCAACCTTTAAGCGCGTCGAGGACCTGGGGCCGACTTCGAAGGGTCTCAACGTCCGCGTGAAGGTCGTCAAGCCCAAAGTCGTTGAC CGCGACCACACTTTCCATAGCGGCCGCACCAGCCGAGAGGGTCACATGGTCGTCGGTGACGACAGCGCCATCATCACCCTCAA GTTGGTGGATCAACAGCTCGACTTgccagacgcggagggcacGCCGCTGCTGATTCGCAACGGGCTCATCAGCATGGAAAACGGACACATGAAGCTCGTCGTTGACCGCTGGGGCAAGATTAT CTCTGATATTCCTGaaacggagaaggcgagcttCAACTTCACGGTCGACAGCTCTCGCGACATGACCGCCACCGAGTACGAGTTGGTGGTGCTgaacgaagagggcgaaggagacagcatGCCTCCgccggggcgcggcgggcgcgggcgcggcgggcgcgggcgcggcggacgcggtcGCAGGGGCGGCCTggcacgcgggcgccgatGA
- a CDS encoding SRR1 protein (encoded by transcript BESB_004730), with translation MALFVPRSLSASAESDPWIYVDRRSRRKARVSSACSQVPDAVEAAAKAARSGRAFSAPKEFAPSSVTSSIEEEPCEHAAATHLRRGAGRSARRQGRGDAALSCEAVEQKIHASILACAEEVERSEFWQSCEATLLAAMDELRGASVHPCDAHMPHPLASPLSPTLEAEHSSSSAPSAALAVSSSAVSEGFSPCRAAACCDAHAPSDRLRVSGGSETSGSHAVPVNLPAGSAPCDSQESARRARGRGAEGSLPRSAGGALQTSGAVLEPCLRLRSCALVCLGLGSPTECSDTASCRYQLGLALLLQRRFGISPSRCFVADPAMCEVDFAILQRLGFSPQASTDGSTLPAALRPASASSSPLACPCAAPLRVSAPAASAAASSAAANATSSPCEAAATPAAAHAAPATSSSSVSPTVASSLSLHVREGDFASWTADDAFVIYLLPHCDADLYGKLLSDVFRLSPFCARCREPGCASCGRCLLRCDGRGAPRPEERDACGGGREGPGEAGARGGRRSGETCERRVDAAPSAESARFKDGVGARQASRDAHVAACGARRLRDEEARLRRANCIFRTSAQSFLLIGNAFSSYDMRRARFAPFDFSAHVPASSPSSPSSPLSPSAALSASFSPSSASSASLALAEAASPRSGLLAPSRAAHLLFYFSEFLRERPLSGDFAPHPRAFNDLAVAHADLGRFPASCAGFWAHVQQRQRAEAATQGKNRVKRRGERALQA, from the coding sequence ATGGCGCTGTTTGTCCCAAGATCTCtttcggcgtctgcagagagcgaccCTTGGATCTACGTcgaccggcgcagcaggcgaaagGCGCGCGTTTCTTCGGCTTGCTCGCAAGTGCCAGACGCggtggaggcggccgcgaaggctgcAAGGAGCGGCAGGGCATTCTCCGCGCCGAAGGAGTTTGCTCCCTCGTCTGTCACTAGCAGCATCGAAGAGGAGCCCTGCGAGCATGCAGCCGCCACCCACCTCCGACGCGGGGCggggagaagcgcgcggcggcaagggAGGGGAGACGCGGCCCTGAGCTGCGAAGCCGTGGAGCAGAAGATTCACGCGAGCATCCTGGCGTGCGCGGAGGAAGTTGAGAGATCGGAGTTCTGGCAAtcctgcgaggcgacgctgctggcggcgatggacgagctccgcggcgcctccgtccaCCCCTGCGACGCGCATATGCCTCACCCGCTCGCTAGCCCGCTCTCTCCAACTCTCGAAGCTGAACACTCATCGTCATCCGCCCCCTCAGccgccctcgctgtctcttcttccgcagtCTCTGAAGGCTTCTCGCcctgtcgcgccgcggcatgCTGCGACGCTCACGCGCCGAGCGACCGGCTGCGCGTGTCTGGTGGATCTGAGACGAGCGGAAGCCACGCGGTGCCTGTCAATCTCCCGGCGGGTTCTGCACCTTGCGATTCTCAAGagagcgcgcgtcgcgctcgcggccgtggcgcagaaggctcgttgccgcggagcgcgggcggcgccctACAGACTTCGGGCGCGGTACTGGAGCCCTGTCTCCGTCTGCGGTCCTGTGCACTGGTCTGTCTGGGCCTTGGGAGCCCCACGGAATGCAGCGACACCGCGAGCTGTCGCTACCAGCTCgggctggcgctgctgcttcagcgGCGCTTCGGCATCTCGCCTTCCCGCTGCTTTGTCGCGGACCCCGCCATGTGCGAGGTCGACTTCGCGATTCTGCAGAGACTCGGATTCTCACCGCAGGCCTCCACGGACGGCTCCACGCTCCCTGCCGCCCTTCGTCctgcttccgcctcttcttcgcccctCGCGTGCCCCTGCGCGGCACCGCTccgagtctccgcgcctgccgcctccgcggctgcttcctctgcagccgcgaacGCGACTTCGTCTCcctgcgaggcggccgccactcctgcggctgcgcacgcagcgcccgcgacttcttcctcttctgtctctccgaCTGTCGCTTCCTCCCTGAGCCTGCATGTGCGAGAGGGCGATTTCGCGTCTTGgacggcggacgacgcgtTTGTGATTTACCTGCTTCCGCACTGCGACGCAGACCTCTACGGCAAGTTGCTGAGCGACGTgtttcgcctctcgccaTTCTGTGCCCGCTGTCGGGAGCCCGGCTGTgcctcctgcggccgctgtctcctccgctgcgacGGACGCGGCGCCCCACGCCCCGAGGAAAgagacgcgtgcggcggcggccgcgaaggaccgggcgaggccggagcacgcggaggcaggagaAGCGGCGAGACGTGCGAGCGACGCGTAGATGCGGCGCCaagcgcagagagcgcgcgttTCAAAGATGGCGTCGGCGCTCGGCAGGCGTCACGCGATGCTCATGTCGCCGCGTGTGGCGcaaggcgtctgcgcgacgaggaggcgaggctgcggcgcgcgaattGTATTTTCCGCACGAGTGCCCAGTCTTTTCTCCTCATTGGAAACGCGTTCAGCTCCTACGACAtgcggcgcgctcgcttcgCACCCTTTGACTTCTCCGCGCACGTCCCTGCTTCTTCCCCCTCCTcaccttcgtctcctctctccccttcggccgctctgtctgcttctttctcgccttcctcggcttcttcggcgtcgctggcgctcgctgaggctgcttcgccgcggtcaggcctgctggcgccgagccgcgctgCGCATCTCTTGTTTTACTTCTCAGAGTTTCTGCGGGAGCGGCCGCTGTCGGGCGACTTCGCGCCCCACCCGCGGGCCTTCAACGACCTGGCggtcgcgcacgcagaccTGGGCAGATTtcccgcctcctgcgcaggtTTCTGGGCCCAcgtgcagcagagacagcgcgcggaggcggcgacgcaagGAAAGAACCGggtgaagcgccgcggcgagcgcgcgcttCAAGCCTGA